A single genomic interval of Lewinellaceae bacterium harbors:
- a CDS encoding glycoside hydrolase family 92 protein, protein MMRRKPYILLLTFWIPLAFLSGQELRPVDYADPMIGSHNSRWICFPGPSRPFGMVKLSPDNQELGWKAGYEYELDNIAGFSHIHSWTMAGLLAMPTTGPLKIDPGTEKHPERGYRSHFSHQNEVAKVGYYSVYLDDYDVKAELTTTTRTGFHRYTFPQSDSARILLDLVTPSEYGYEIDYSHFKKVSDTEIEGICYQTAHRKAGFNEYILHFVVRFNKPFTSLNGWVKEDIIRNQDFISSGFGHKDTGAFLEFKTQKGEQILMQVGISLVSIEQARLNLETELDPFNWDFDKVVEDSQNEWNDLLSRVSVTTPDETLKKKFYTNLYRAYCGRTTWSDVNGKYVDMYEKVQQMPEGQPIYGSDGYWITFWNINPLWSLVTPQIANNWVVSMLEISDRGGWLPKGPTGIEYSGIMVASHQISLLTNAYMKGIRNYDVDKMYKAIVKLQTEQGHAHDAGGYVGNRNLDDYKALGYVPDENGPVSNTLEYAYDDWCVGQMAKALGNEKDFKSFTKRAFNYKNVFDPEVGYMRRKNKDGTWGPFSPFGDVAWLGSGYVEGNAWQYTYFVPHDLHGLIDLMGKDEFNRRLEEGFETSAPHNFNSEDLGSNSLEGMGILPVNHGNQPNMEAAYLFNYSGKPWLAEYWANEIMNKYYGDSPMNGWLGDEDQGQMGAWYAMSALGLFEMDGGAAIDPVYEIGTPKFQKAVIQLDPNYYPGKTFTITAENVSAQNIYIQSASLNGQPLTGPWFYHRDLVKGGELHLVMGPEPNKGWGSKDADAPPSLSTILSKEEIDTIMKYDRFAEELAEWNRAIKAYYYHRKEHFESLPNTPGEIIFLGNSITDGAEWFELFGGNPNVKNRGIGGDDTDGILERLDEVVESKPAKIFLLIGTNDISYGKTVDHVVENHQKIIDRIRQASPQTQIYIQSELPVNDAIHTTRPNEKLREINTRLQEICRKENLTYIDLYDLFATAKGDMNMEYSIDGLHINARGYLKWVDAIRQYVNGK, encoded by the coding sequence ATGATGAGACGCAAACCTTATATACTGCTACTGACTTTCTGGATTCCCTTAGCCTTTCTTTCTGGCCAGGAATTAAGGCCGGTGGATTATGCCGACCCGATGATCGGCTCCCACAATTCAAGATGGATTTGTTTTCCCGGGCCTTCCCGGCCTTTTGGTATGGTCAAGCTGAGTCCCGATAACCAGGAATTGGGTTGGAAAGCGGGCTACGAATACGAGTTGGACAACATCGCCGGATTCAGCCACATCCATTCGTGGACCATGGCCGGACTGCTTGCCATGCCGACCACCGGGCCGCTGAAGATTGACCCGGGAACCGAAAAACATCCGGAACGCGGATACCGCTCCCATTTTTCACACCAGAATGAAGTCGCAAAGGTGGGCTACTATTCGGTATATCTCGATGATTACGATGTCAAAGCCGAGTTGACGACGACTACCAGGACAGGATTCCACCGGTACACCTTTCCCCAATCGGACTCTGCACGCATCCTGCTGGATCTGGTGACGCCATCGGAATATGGTTATGAGATCGACTATTCCCATTTCAAGAAAGTGTCGGACACCGAGATAGAAGGTATTTGTTACCAGACAGCCCATCGAAAGGCCGGCTTCAACGAATACATCCTGCATTTTGTGGTCCGTTTCAACAAGCCCTTCACTTCATTGAATGGCTGGGTGAAAGAAGACATCATCCGCAACCAGGACTTCATCAGTTCGGGTTTCGGGCATAAGGACACCGGTGCATTTCTGGAATTTAAGACCCAAAAAGGCGAACAAATTTTGATGCAGGTTGGCATTTCACTCGTCAGCATCGAACAGGCCCGCTTGAATCTCGAGACTGAGCTGGATCCGTTCAACTGGGATTTTGACAAAGTGGTGGAAGACAGCCAGAACGAATGGAATGACCTGCTTTCCCGTGTATCGGTTACAACCCCTGACGAAACCCTGAAAAAGAAATTTTACACCAATCTCTACCGTGCCTATTGCGGCCGGACCACCTGGAGTGATGTGAACGGCAAATACGTGGATATGTACGAGAAAGTCCAGCAAATGCCGGAAGGGCAACCCATCTATGGCAGTGATGGCTACTGGATCACCTTCTGGAACATCAACCCCCTGTGGTCGCTGGTGACCCCGCAAATAGCCAATAACTGGGTCGTCAGCATGCTGGAGATCAGCGACCGGGGAGGCTGGCTCCCGAAAGGACCCACCGGTATCGAATATTCGGGCATTATGGTTGCATCGCATCAGATATCCCTCCTGACCAATGCCTACATGAAGGGCATCCGGAATTACGACGTGGATAAAATGTACAAGGCTATCGTCAAACTCCAGACCGAGCAGGGTCATGCTCATGATGCGGGCGGTTATGTAGGCAACCGGAACCTCGATGATTACAAAGCGCTTGGTTATGTGCCGGATGAAAATGGACCGGTGTCCAATACACTGGAGTATGCTTACGACGACTGGTGCGTAGGACAGATGGCCAAGGCTTTGGGCAATGAAAAGGACTTTAAGAGCTTCACCAAACGCGCATTCAACTACAAGAATGTCTTTGACCCGGAGGTCGGTTACATGCGTCGCAAAAACAAGGACGGTACATGGGGACCCTTTTCTCCCTTTGGCGACGTGGCCTGGCTAGGCTCGGGCTATGTAGAAGGCAACGCCTGGCAGTATACCTATTTTGTACCGCACGACCTGCATGGCCTGATCGATCTGATGGGCAAGGATGAATTCAACCGGCGCCTGGAGGAAGGGTTTGAGACATCCGCACCGCATAACTTTAACAGTGAGGACCTGGGATCCAATTCACTGGAGGGCATGGGTATTTTGCCGGTAAACCATGGCAACCAGCCCAATATGGAAGCTGCCTACCTCTTCAACTATTCCGGAAAACCCTGGCTGGCGGAATACTGGGCCAACGAGATCATGAACAAATATTACGGTGACAGCCCTATGAATGGCTGGCTGGGCGATGAAGACCAGGGCCAGATGGGCGCCTGGTATGCGATGAGCGCCCTGGGTCTTTTTGAAATGGATGGCGGCGCTGCCATCGATCCGGTCTATGAGATTGGAACGCCGAAATTTCAAAAAGCCGTCATTCAGCTGGACCCCAACTATTATCCCGGGAAGACCTTTACCATCACCGCCGAAAATGTATCCGCTCAAAACATCTACATCCAGTCAGCTTCCCTCAATGGACAGCCGCTTACCGGTCCCTGGTTTTATCACCGGGACCTGGTCAAGGGAGGTGAGTTACACCTGGTCATGGGACCGGAACCCAATAAGGGGTGGGGCAGCAAGGATGCCGACGCGCCGCCTTCGCTTTCAACGATTCTCAGTAAGGAGGAGATCGACACCATCATGAAATACGACCGCTTTGCCGAAGAACTGGCGGAGTGGAACCGGGCGATCAAAGCTTATTATTACCACCGCAAAGAGCACTTTGAAAGCCTGCCCAATACGCCCGGCGAGATCATCTTCCTGGGCAATAGCATCACCGACGGCGCCGAATGGTTTGAGCTTTTTGGCGGCAACCCCAATGTAAAGAACCGGGGTATCGGCGGTGACGATACCGATGGCATACTGGAGCGTCTCGATGAAGTGGTCGAGTCCAAACCGGCTAAAATATTCCTGCTTATTGGGACCAATGACATCTCCTACGGTAAGACCGTCGATCACGTGGTTGAAAATCACCAGAAGATCATCGACCGGATCCGGCAGGCCTCACCGCAGACCCAGATCTACATCCAGTCCGAGCTGCCGGTCAATGACGCCATCCATACCACGCGCCCCAATGAAAAATTACGGGAGATCAATACGCGCCTGCAGGAGATCTGCCGCAAAGAAAATCTGACCTACATCGATTTGTACGACCTCTTCGCCACCGCCAAGGGGGATATGAACATGGAATACAGCATCGACGGATTGCATATTAATGCCAGGGGCTACCTGAAGTGGGTGGATGCCATCCGGCAATACGTCAATGGCAAATGA
- a CDS encoding DUF4185 domain-containing protein, translated as MNRHHCTGFLRLFAAGVFSCFGMTAWCQQPVENPADTLMHFSVRPAPEWTGRFYRNEGWFGADGIFTMTLSGNESIGAGSRDSVLMYFSDTMTGTVVGDSAVQDFKMVNNSIAWVTGLRPSEETVKLQVNRGPDGSFTSYFAPHTPHTQQGEYYWFGDGFVNAEDHHSISIFGYRVYDNSPQSWDFSIRGVTLITLPAGSQPPFARQEQIDLPLFVDQEGLGKGTFGAGVYVNTDWAGAPDPDGYVYVYGILEPNKQLVVARVLPAALRDAGAWRFWTGKDWSPDIRDVRPVTNRVSNELSLTPLADGRYLLVFQEDGIGAYTDIRLADSPVGPFGPAQRVWQVPELSEPPGIIPYNAKAHPVLSNTGELLISYNTISLDYFNDILRHPHMYRPRFFWLKVGE; from the coding sequence ATGAATCGACACCATTGTACCGGCTTTTTAAGACTTTTTGCCGCAGGTGTGTTCTCTTGCTTTGGCATGACTGCCTGGTGCCAGCAACCTGTGGAGAACCCTGCCGACACATTAATGCATTTTTCGGTTCGTCCGGCGCCGGAATGGACCGGTCGCTTTTACCGTAATGAGGGATGGTTTGGGGCGGATGGCATTTTTACCATGACTTTGTCCGGCAATGAGTCGATTGGTGCCGGGTCACGCGATTCGGTGCTGATGTATTTCTCCGATACCATGACCGGTACGGTGGTCGGGGACTCGGCCGTACAGGACTTTAAGATGGTCAATAACTCCATCGCCTGGGTGACTGGATTGAGGCCCTCGGAGGAAACCGTAAAATTGCAGGTCAACCGTGGACCGGACGGCTCATTTACCAGTTATTTTGCACCGCATACTCCGCATACCCAACAAGGAGAATATTACTGGTTTGGTGATGGATTTGTGAATGCGGAAGATCATCATTCCATCAGTATATTCGGCTACCGCGTCTATGACAATAGTCCGCAATCGTGGGACTTCAGCATCCGCGGCGTCACACTGATCACCCTGCCTGCCGGTTCTCAGCCCCCTTTTGCGAGACAGGAGCAAATCGACCTCCCGCTATTTGTTGACCAGGAAGGACTGGGTAAAGGAACTTTCGGAGCGGGTGTCTATGTCAATACGGACTGGGCTGGTGCGCCGGATCCGGACGGTTATGTTTATGTGTACGGTATCCTGGAGCCCAATAAACAGTTGGTGGTGGCGCGTGTCCTGCCGGCTGCATTGCGTGATGCCGGCGCCTGGCGTTTTTGGACGGGTAAAGACTGGTCCCCGGATATCCGGGATGTACGGCCGGTTACCAACCGCGTATCCAATGAATTGAGCCTGACGCCACTGGCCGACGGGCGTTATCTGCTGGTCTTCCAGGAAGACGGCATCGGCGCCTATACGGATATCCGTTTGGCCGACTCACCGGTAGGCCCCTTCGGTCCTGCTCAGCGGGTGTGGCAGGTCCCGGAACTCAGCGAACCACCGGGCATCATCCCTTACAATGCCAAAGCCCATCCGGTCCTCTCCAACACCGGCGAACTGCTGATCAGTTACAACACCATCTCCCTGGACTATTTTAACGACATCCTCCGTCACCCGCACATGTACCGGCCCAGATTTTTCTGGTTGAAGGTGGGGGAGTAG
- a CDS encoding FAD-dependent oxidoreductase, with protein MQLPTDRPSSIEKLTATEVDLLVIGGGLTGAGIALDAASRGMVTILIDRADVGSGASTHTSNILHAGFPLLKRGFRQLIRKLGPERKILLDNALHIISPQHVLLPIDKKLTLGRFRMNRQFNTYDKLTGNDKHHRHQVLKRASAIRQEPTLEPNAISGAVVWEEYATRDHRLLLEVLKKAQELGAIVLPQMEASKPLYGEGGTLTGYEVLDMDSNTTHTIKAAAVINCQGTWMPETQYESMLHAIVPKDKLPVKQAIYYYQDQEEVPYYVRPLSNHWVQLGGKVNRSISGGPIARPTAQDVTHLLNSIAQFFNAPLLQVPEVAYVWHESYLMEHAKFNWKNSAYKDEKDAFYALNPAIGHYRLCAQQAVDLIVHHLQEKGQLIRIKECYTDLLKISGSEFLSRDEYLNFSRDLLQNADTMHLKPEAIQHLLNLYGKNAELILGHYNTLPPDDNDPDIRLLSAEVWYAVHYEWALHLDDFLIRRTRRFLTHPQTIASEVNRVAEFMGRELNWDRLRREEEVKRYEEAIKMLHVEC; from the coding sequence ATGCAATTACCGACCGATCGCCCTTCCAGTATTGAAAAATTGACCGCTACAGAGGTAGATTTATTGGTTATTGGCGGCGGGTTGACGGGAGCAGGAATAGCGCTGGATGCGGCATCCAGGGGAATGGTCACCATTCTGATCGACCGGGCGGATGTAGGCAGCGGAGCCAGTACGCATACTTCCAATATACTACACGCCGGATTTCCGCTGCTTAAACGCGGTTTCAGACAACTCATTCGCAAACTAGGTCCTGAGCGTAAAATATTACTAGACAATGCATTACATATCATTAGCCCGCAGCATGTATTGTTACCCATCGATAAGAAGCTGACGCTTGGACGATTTCGGATGAATCGCCAGTTCAACACGTACGACAAACTGACCGGCAATGACAAACATCACCGCCATCAAGTCCTTAAGCGGGCTTCCGCCATCCGGCAGGAACCGACCCTGGAACCAAATGCGATCTCAGGAGCCGTGGTATGGGAAGAGTATGCCACCCGGGACCACCGGTTACTGCTGGAAGTTTTGAAAAAAGCACAGGAACTGGGAGCTATCGTCCTTCCTCAGATGGAAGCAAGCAAGCCGTTATACGGTGAAGGCGGGACACTCACAGGTTATGAGGTCCTGGACATGGATTCCAATACCACCCATACCATCAAGGCGGCAGCTGTCATCAATTGCCAGGGCACCTGGATGCCCGAAACGCAGTATGAATCCATGCTACATGCGATTGTACCGAAAGACAAGCTGCCCGTCAAGCAAGCTATTTATTATTATCAGGATCAGGAAGAAGTGCCCTATTATGTGCGTCCCCTTTCCAACCATTGGGTTCAACTGGGAGGAAAAGTGAACCGTAGCATATCCGGTGGACCCATCGCCCGGCCCACTGCCCAGGATGTGACGCATTTATTAAACAGTATAGCGCAATTCTTCAATGCACCATTGCTGCAGGTACCGGAAGTGGCCTACGTGTGGCACGAGTCCTACCTGATGGAGCATGCCAAATTCAACTGGAAAAATTCAGCGTATAAAGATGAAAAAGATGCTTTTTATGCCCTGAACCCAGCCATAGGCCACTACCGGCTCTGTGCCCAGCAGGCTGTGGACCTGATCGTACATCACCTACAGGAAAAGGGACAGCTGATCCGCATCAAGGAATGTTACACCGACCTGCTGAAAATATCCGGCTCCGAGTTTCTCTCCCGCGATGAATACCTGAATTTCTCCCGGGACCTGCTCCAGAACGCAGACACCATGCATCTTAAGCCGGAAGCCATCCAGCATCTGCTCAACCTATACGGCAAAAATGCCGAACTAATCCTGGGACACTACAACACCCTGCCGCCGGATGACAACGATCCGGATATCCGCCTGCTCAGCGCCGAGGTATGGTATGCCGTCCACTACGAATGGGCGCTGCACCTAGATGATTTCCTCATTCGCCGTACCCGCCGTTTTCTCACACACCCCCAGACCATCGCCAGTGAAGTAAATCGTGTGGCTGAATTCATGGGCCGGGAATTAAACTGGGACCGGCTAAGAAGGGAGGAGGAAGTAAAGCGCTATGAAGAGGCAATAAAAATGTTGCATGTTGAATGTTGA
- a CDS encoding DUF5005 domain-containing protein produces the protein MKRLLLIIGVFLAGLSCKKEEPTMPVIEPPEPACPQDVCWDAGIQACPDLTYDELFTRSTGWTGGDATYSVALDGNRRVWAFGDSFINQVNPDRTRPSFNLINNCLVLQDGDQLTTFHGGTASQPRAFAIPPEAGHWYWPGDGTFAGGYLYLFMHGFSNTSGGAWDFFRTSIDLLQIDPSTMQILNTRRISDHPQQSWGAALWEDEDYTYIYGVVSAGINKSLYVARSNADLSDPWEYFSDGQWEPEPDRASPVFNSISEQFSVFRDGNVYYLLTQNNLFGKEIYLYTSSFPQGPFGDARIVYCTPESVGNIFTYNAFAHTGVYSDSLLISYNVNSFDWQDLLRDADKYRPYFVKIDHWKIE, from the coding sequence ATGAAAAGGTTACTGTTGATCATAGGAGTTTTCCTGGCTGGCCTCAGCTGCAAAAAAGAAGAGCCAACGATGCCGGTCATCGAGCCCCCGGAGCCTGCCTGTCCGCAGGATGTCTGCTGGGATGCGGGCATCCAGGCCTGTCCGGACCTCACCTACGACGAACTATTTACCAGAAGTACCGGATGGACCGGAGGTGATGCCACGTATTCGGTGGCGCTGGATGGAAACCGACGGGTATGGGCGTTTGGGGATAGCTTCATCAATCAGGTCAATCCGGATCGTACGCGACCTTCGTTTAACCTGATCAATAACTGCCTGGTGCTGCAGGATGGCGACCAACTGACCACTTTTCACGGAGGCACTGCCAGTCAGCCCAGAGCGTTTGCCATCCCTCCGGAGGCGGGCCACTGGTACTGGCCGGGCGATGGCACCTTTGCCGGTGGATACCTGTACCTGTTCATGCACGGATTTTCGAATACCTCCGGAGGTGCCTGGGATTTTTTTCGCACTTCGATCGACCTCCTACAGATCGATCCGTCGACCATGCAGATCCTGAATACCCGGCGCATCTCCGATCATCCTCAGCAGTCCTGGGGCGCTGCCCTGTGGGAGGATGAGGACTACACCTACATCTATGGGGTGGTCTCCGCAGGGATCAATAAATCCCTGTATGTCGCCCGCAGCAATGCCGACTTGTCTGATCCCTGGGAATACTTCAGCGATGGCCAATGGGAACCGGAGCCGGATAGGGCATCACCGGTATTTAACAGCATCTCCGAACAGTTTTCGGTCTTTCGCGACGGAAATGTTTACTACCTGCTGACCCAGAATAATTTATTCGGCAAGGAGATTTATTTGTACACCAGCTCGTTTCCCCAGGGCCCCTTTGGGGATGCGCGGATCGTCTACTGTACTCCCGAGTCAGTTGGGAATATTTTTACGTACAATGCTTTTGCACACACAGGCGTCTATTCCGACTCTTTATTGATATCGTACAATGTCAACAGCTTTGACTGGCAGGATTTGCTCCGGGATGCAGACAAGTACCGCCCTTATTTTGTGAAAATAGATCATTGGAAAATAGAATAG